Proteins from a genomic interval of Caulobacter sp. NIBR1757:
- a CDS encoding SPFH domain-containing protein, producing MAISDRLGGGAGNIGRTILMIGLLVILLAGAGCTVTACSTTVESGEAGIKTTRFGENPGVQLTELRPGWHWKGLGEDIIVYPTRQRTYSYTREPNADGKENEEIAFADQTGLPMTADVNLTIRVRDDRAADLYARWRQPFDDLLDGQIRNDVRSAIAKETEQVPVSCNLNPVATGSGVAPTPAANQPPCTGSLMGAGRQMVIQKAFQRVRSKWAAEGVEISQMEWVGTIRYPASVTAAVEARTQTEQRTLAAQQKAAEARANAEAAIETARGIAESTRLRGEALRANPEIIEQIYAERSQGLCPPKASTCILGQGAWGLVPQGQ from the coding sequence ATGGCGATCAGTGACAGGCTCGGCGGCGGGGCCGGCAACATCGGCCGCACCATTCTGATGATCGGCTTGCTGGTCATCCTGCTGGCCGGGGCCGGCTGCACGGTGACCGCCTGCAGCACCACGGTCGAGAGCGGCGAGGCCGGCATCAAGACCACCAGGTTCGGCGAGAATCCCGGCGTGCAGCTGACCGAACTGCGGCCCGGCTGGCACTGGAAGGGCCTCGGCGAAGACATCATCGTCTATCCGACCCGCCAGCGGACCTACAGCTACACCCGCGAGCCCAACGCCGACGGCAAGGAGAACGAGGAGATCGCCTTCGCCGATCAGACCGGCCTGCCGATGACCGCCGACGTCAACCTGACCATCCGGGTGCGCGACGACCGGGCCGCCGACCTCTACGCCCGCTGGCGCCAGCCCTTCGACGACCTGCTCGACGGCCAGATCCGCAACGACGTGCGCTCGGCGATCGCCAAGGAAACCGAGCAGGTGCCAGTGTCCTGCAACCTCAACCCGGTGGCGACGGGCTCCGGCGTGGCGCCGACGCCGGCCGCCAACCAGCCGCCCTGCACCGGCTCGCTGATGGGCGCCGGACGGCAGATGGTCATCCAGAAGGCCTTCCAGCGGGTGCGCAGCAAATGGGCGGCCGAGGGCGTCGAGATCAGCCAGATGGAATGGGTCGGCACCATCCGCTACCCGGCCAGCGTCACCGCCGCCGTCGAGGCGCGGACCCAGACCGAGCAACGCACCCTGGCGGCGCAGCAGAAGGCCGCCGAGGCGAGAGCGAATGCCGAAGCCGCCATCGAGACCGCCCGCGGCATCGCCGAATCGACCCGCCTGCGCGGTGAGGCGCTACGGGCCAATCCGGAGATCATCGAACAGATCTACGCCGAGCGCTCCCAGGGCCTGTGTCCGCCCAAGGCCTCGACCTGCATCCTGGGGCAGGGCGCCTGGGGGCTGGTGCCGCAGGGGCAGTAG
- the flgH gene encoding flagellar basal body L-ring protein FlgH: MRKTLLILTALVPLAACASTINDTKDAILGPQLAPVGYPSQLAPSTQTFVDVRQEPPQPASANSLWRTGARAFFTDQRAGRIGDILTVNIDIDDSAQTQNTTSATRTSGMKAGLPHFFGLEGSLGQLFPGGFDPANAIETNATTGSTGNGAVARAEKINLTIAAVVTGILPNGNLVIQGVQEVKTNNEVRRLTISGIVRPADISAANTIKHDQIAEARISYGGRGDQSRVQKTPAGQALIETFTPF; this comes from the coding sequence ATGCGCAAGACCCTGCTGATCCTCACCGCCCTGGTCCCGCTGGCCGCCTGCGCCTCGACGATCAACGACACCAAGGACGCCATCCTCGGGCCGCAGCTGGCCCCGGTCGGCTACCCCTCGCAGCTGGCGCCCTCGACCCAGACCTTCGTCGACGTGCGCCAGGAGCCGCCGCAGCCGGCCTCGGCCAACAGCCTGTGGCGCACCGGCGCGCGAGCCTTCTTCACCGACCAGCGGGCCGGGCGGATCGGCGACATCCTGACCGTCAACATCGACATCGATGACAGCGCCCAGACCCAGAACACCACCAGCGCCACCCGCACCAGCGGCATGAAGGCCGGCCTGCCCCACTTCTTCGGACTGGAGGGGAGCCTCGGCCAGCTGTTCCCGGGCGGTTTCGACCCGGCCAACGCCATCGAGACCAACGCCACCACCGGCTCGACCGGCAACGGGGCCGTGGCCCGGGCCGAGAAGATCAACCTGACCATCGCCGCCGTGGTCACCGGCATCCTGCCCAACGGCAACCTTGTCATCCAGGGCGTCCAGGAGGTGAAGACCAACAACGAGGTCCGCCGCCTGACCATCTCCGGCATCGTCCGGCCGGCCGACATCAGCGCCGCCAACACCATCAAGCACGACCAGATCGCCGAGGCCCGGATCAGCTACGGCGGCCGCGGCGACCAGAGCCGGGTCCAGAAGACCCCGGCCGGCCAGGCGCTGATCGAGACCTTCACGCCGTTCTGA
- the flgA gene encoding flagellar basal body P-ring formation chaperone FlgA, with protein sequence MRALALAAVAALALAAPAFAGQVSLRADVSDADGKVTLSDLFDGAGAAGGILIANRSGPSVVLDAQAVQVMARRAGLQWDNPQGFRRIVVRGGGGGPASAGPVAARGNVDVLTYARSLSAGEIVQPTDLVWAKAASAPADAPRDADQVIGLAAKRPLREGAVVSGRDVSAPQVIRAGETVNVTWSDGYVTLTMQGKAMKAAAQGESFTLQNPTSKKIIEAIATGPGEAAAGPQAQALKNAAASQFAAR encoded by the coding sequence ATGCGCGCCCTCGCTCTAGCGGCTGTCGCGGCGCTGGCGCTGGCCGCCCCGGCCTTCGCGGGCCAGGTGAGCCTGCGGGCCGACGTCTCCGACGCCGACGGCAAGGTGACCTTGAGCGACCTGTTCGACGGGGCGGGCGCCGCCGGCGGCATCCTGATCGCCAATCGCAGCGGGCCGAGCGTCGTGCTCGACGCTCAGGCGGTGCAGGTCATGGCCCGCCGGGCCGGGCTGCAATGGGACAATCCGCAGGGCTTTCGCCGCATCGTCGTTCGCGGCGGCGGTGGCGGCCCGGCCAGCGCCGGCCCCGTCGCGGCGCGCGGCAATGTCGATGTGCTGACCTATGCCCGCAGCTTGAGCGCCGGCGAAATCGTCCAGCCGACGGACCTGGTCTGGGCCAAGGCGGCCAGCGCCCCGGCCGACGCGCCGCGCGACGCCGATCAGGTGATCGGCCTGGCCGCCAAACGGCCGCTGCGCGAAGGCGCCGTGGTCAGCGGCCGCGACGTCTCCGCCCCCCAGGTGATCCGGGCCGGCGAGACGGTCAACGTCACCTGGTCCGACGGCTATGTCACCCTGACCATGCAGGGAAAGGCCATGAAGGCCGCCGCCCAGGGTGAGAGCTTCACCCTGCAGAACCCGACCTCGAAGAAGATCATCGAGGCCATCGCCACCGGCCCTGGCGAAGCCGCCGCCGGTCCGCAGGCCCAGGCGCTGAAGAACGCCGCCGCCAGTCAATTCGCCGCTCGCTAG